In the genome of Aphidius gifuensis isolate YNYX2018 linkage group LG6, ASM1490517v1, whole genome shotgun sequence, the window aacacactattataaaatatttataaaatatacaaaagcgtgtttaaaaaaaagcaacaagtgattaaatataattttatttttctccatcttcttcttcatctttgctgtaatttagaaaaaataatagacaGCTTATTGTCATGTGTAATACAACTGAAGCTTGATGTTTTgtgcagaaaaaaaatcaattcaaagtgcctaaaaatatcattgatgaaagtaaatatactttttgtttttttcacaatttaaaaatcattttgacacttttttttttaatgattatttacgTACAAACTGTCAAGTgatgcaatatttttatcaccaaGTGATTGTTCTTCAAGAACTCTGTATAATCTAGCACCAGCAGATAATCTACTTTCATTTCCTGGtgatgtatttttatctttatcttttcTTCTTCTATGAACATCAACAGATGACAATAATTCTCcagtattatcaaattttttatcacgtaTTTTTTTAGGTGATGAACGATTTGGTGAACCATGACTACTTGCTAAACTTTCTCTTcttgaattatcaattgatgatgtacaacttttaataatattaatatcatcatcatcaaatgattGTTGTGTATGTTTACGTAACCAAACACGACGTTTACCTGATGATGGTGCTGATAATTGTggtttttcatcaattgttttttgatcAATTGGTTCAAACATATTTACATCCAGATCGTCTAACAtttcattgattattaaatataatatttcgtttttttttattgtttaaaataattttaatacgtagttaaattaatattaaataaaaaaataataataatatctttacctggtaatttttttgttctaaatGATGCATTTGTTATCATtgattttgaaattgttggaGTTGCTGCAGCTGGTGATAGAGCAACATCAACACCAAGTGAATTATCACTAGCTTGtcctaaaaaattatatcaaattttgttaaatttattattaaaaattgtacattaataataattaccaattGGTCCAAGACTTATTGAATTTCTAATGGCATTTGTAACAAGTAATACATTGGAATAACCATCGTAACATATTCTATTGTGTATATCTTCAATTGCTTGACAACCAACATTCCAACAATCATtgtacattgaaaaataaatgccaTGTAGAAGCTCAAgaataaattgatttgaaaTTGGTATACGTGGAAGCAATCTTGGAACAAAGCTTGATTCGCTTCCATATGATGATCTTTGATGATGTCCTGGTTTTGTAAAGCCTTGTGTAACTAGTctaaaatgaattaacaaataaattagctatttgttgtttgtaaataaataaataaatatgttgattttatattttttcattagctTACTTTGATGATACTTTGCACAATTGTTCAAgtgatgattttttgataaaactcaattgttgattaaacACAAACAATAATGCAGTCATTATTTTAAGTCTATTTTGTGCATTTAAAGTTTCAACTTGTTCAAGTGGACCCCATCTAACAAGTTTTGTATTACATTCTTCAAAACGACGAACAGCACTTTCTGTTAGTGATGCTGGAGCAAGACTTGATggctgaaaattaaaataaaattaccacaTTGTTTAgctgaaatttatatattattttttgaagtttaaattaattaattacctcGTGATAAATTGACAACATAGCCAATGATGGTAAACGAAATGAGATGTCTTTATTTTCACCAGATTTATCAACAACTTCAAGGTTGTAAAGTCCAATCAACAAAGTCTCCACAGAACGACAATtctagcaaaaaaaaatatatatacaattagtAAATAATTACAGCATGACTGTgccatttaaaataattattaattcaagtgTATATCATTACTTTAATGTCACCATGAGCTACtgaatttagataaataaatatcaatgttgGTACAAATTGTAGAGTAAATCTTTGCAAATGAATTTCACGTGatcgataaaaattaaatagctgATTACAAACAGTATCAACaagctgaaaaataaataaatataaatgtattatttaataaaatttaatttaattaattataaataattattgtttaccTCACTATTTTTACTTCTTTCTTCTAATAATGTAAAAAGTGCTCTAATTATTTCATGATCTTGTGACAGGGTATTTGCAAATGTGTGCAATTCAGCTGGTGAATGATCAGCACAATCAGCAAGCCACTCATTTACCAAACTTTCAGTCATTTTGATGATTCCAATAAGctttttatcatataatcTCATAGCATAttatcatataatatttttgaaaggtaattgtttgatgataaattatcaacacttttcaatatattttttaaaaaaaatgacaattgatAAAAGATATACTAATCATGTGACTGCAGTCATGTCCcgagactttttttttttctcggtttatttattataaaactatttttgtcgatatttataaaaaattccttATCAGTAAATTTTGTGATTAGTAAAAATGAACGTCATAGTTGGATGATTAATATAtgcattgttaaaaataaaaaaaaaaaaaccattatgttaaaaattgaataattacaatgttataaaatatataaatattatttattcatttataaaaaaaaacataaatttacaattatttaatggacaattatttattgaagcaAATCACTATAGTTGAGTCATTCCTAAAAAAGGAAAtgtttggatatttttttattatttttttgggacCTCTTTTATAAGATAAGAAAACTTCGATGATTCATtcgaaaatttatcattgtaattttcatttgacagACGTCAAGACCAGTCTTACACGAGCGTTTATATCAAAAAGGTCACACTAACGCgcgatattaattaatttcgtGTACAACAGTGTCATTAACACGGGTCAAAAAGTCTAATTTTAACACGTgtgatttttgaaatattaaaaaaaaaaacgcgtcattttcgataaaaattcatcaataagtgaaaaactttaaaataaaagtatttagtGTAAAAAATGAATCTCTTCATagaattgataattttaatcttaatacaaaattatggTGCAGGTAAGGActcatagaaaataaaataaaattattaattattaatttatcaagtatatcatttttttttttttctatttaaacacacattatttaaataaagaaaaatttattttcacaaattaGATTGAGAATATAGACAGGTAGAGGGtaaaatttccaatttttatGACGTGGTATTGTGGGTGGGACCGGTAGGAAacgtggaatttttttttttataaacattaatctcttaaacaatcaaaaatttatttttacaaattattttcatgggAAATAAGTTCAGGGTATAAacagaaattataaaaaaaattcattcttatttcaaatatttcaacctttttagtaatataatattctatataatatttattacgtGGTCCAGATAGTTTTGTCAATACATTATGTAAATTACCACCAAAAAGGGGTAGGGGGTGGAttcaaactatttttattttttttgtctatgataGGGTTCAGCCAtcttcgtaattttttttttattatattgtttggGGTGtaagctaaataaaaaaaaaaaatgggaatttttgaaatggtcaaaagggggtagggggtggattcaaacattttttttttgttttttttgtatatgatAGGGTTCAGccatcctcgtaatttttttttattatattgtttggGGTGTaagctaattaaaaaaaaaaattgggacTTTTTGAAATGGTTAAAAGGGGGTAGGGGGTGGATTtaaacgatttttatttttttcgactaTGATAGGGTTGAGCCAtcttcgtaattttttttttattatattgtttggGGTGtaagctaaataaaaaaaaaaaatgggaatttttgaaatggtcaaaaaggggtagggggtggattcaaactatttttattttttttgtctatgataGGGTTCAGCCAtcttcgtaattttttttttattatattgtttggGGTGtaagctaaataaaaaaaaaaaatgggaatttttgaaatggtcaaaaaagggtagggggtggattcaaactatttttattttttttgtctatgataGGGTTCAGCCAtcttcgtaattttttttttattaaattttttaggatCAAAgctagtttaggaaaaaaaatgggaatttgtgaaatggtcaaaagggggtagggggtggattttaattgtttttattttttttaatatcagaaGCTGACGCCCTCTGCGACAAAAGACAGAGACAAAAGAAATTCAAATTTGTAATTATCGcaatcaaaaaacaattaaaacccACACCTACCcccttttgaccatttcaaaaattcccatttgaaatgaatgaattattattaccttATATGCATGCTATAACATCTTGTAATTTATCCAATgctgatttatatttaattgtaaataaacatCTTCACCTTGTATTTTACCAAGTGATGCTATCGAATTTGGCCAATGTTGTGGATATTTTGattcatttgttattattttttgttgtccaattaaaaatataatttcaccATTTGTACCTTCTTTTGGTCCTGGtatacttgaaattaaattacgtAATGATGTTACTTTTGAGAAGAATTTTTGTATATCAATAAgtgaatgtatatttttatgaagatATTTATATGCATATTGTGTATTATGTAATACATATGATTGTAATAATGTTACAAATCTATTGATAAgtgttaaaaattgattattttctttaacacGTCCATATTgacaaaaacattataaataatgatccAATGTTTTTTCAAATGCTTGACGatattcatcattaaatatatgtggTTGTAGAATTCCAAGTAAACCCATTGTTTGTGTAAATACATTAGattactattaaatttattgatcatCATAAGATATTTAACaacttttgatattattaattcatcattacCAATACAATGTTGTATTAAATCTAATCTCATGgatcataattatcatcatattttaataataaatgtagcACACATTTATATAATGTCGTCCAACTAGCACGATGTGTTAATAATGTCTATAAATATGGACGACATTCatgtgttttaattaatttatcatcaatttttatattaatcattgttttaccaaataataactttatttGTGAATTTGGACATATACCAATGAACTTTGGTTCAACTGATGCTAaccaatcaattaataaaccaGTTCTTGGTTTAACTAAATCATCATTACTATCTGATACTAATAATTTAACCATTGATTCGactaatatatcatttttttgttctttaaaaCATGTATCCAATAATTTTCTTCCaacattttctaaatttattaaatctgTATTTTCAAGTATCATACCAGGATTATttgtattactattattatttttattatcatataataatgtaatattactattattaatattattattagtaatattattattactgttattttttttgataataaatatattcataaaatcatgaattattgataatactgGTGCTTTAATATcaccaattaatattattaaattatgacaCATTGAACGTGctaaatcaataatttgtttgtatttattatcattgttgttgttggtagatgttattaattttattggatataatattattctcaTAAGTGTACATCAATATTgtggtaaattaataattgatgataaaaattgtttaacttgcattgataataatattgtacaaATATGttgtattgttaaataaacagcacaattaatattatctaattttttttaaatctttagcTAATGTTTTATGTAgtctaataaatattaatataagtttaaatttattatcaaaatataaataaaaaaaattcataaatttagttgaaaatttatgtaaaattttgtGGTTTTGTTGAAgataatttactattttaaatcatcCAACTCGCCAATGGTCAAGTCCAATATTCAAATAGCTATAAATCCCTTACTTTTAAGTTCCAAacatttttcttataaatatatttaattcaggattttatcttatatattaaaaagtgaGTTGACAAAGTATCATTTTGTTACAAGTATATACAGTTtagatgattatatttttaatttttttttaatactcaaaGATGATAGGTAAAAgctaaaaacaataatattgtaaattatttttgtgttaaaaaaaaaaaaaattttcaaaataattataaactcaTATTTTCTTGTCGgggatattttaattattatacggGTTGCTTTGGATTGATAGTAgcgaaaataatattaatagtagtcaaaaaattaaggaggtagataattttttttaaatttcttaattATGTGTCGGACTAAATTATATCTTCTTTAAAGGAGGTACTATTGATTgtagtaatatttatttcaatagtagttttataaatttgttttagtATACAGTtgagataattatattttttatttttttttttaatactccaAGATGATAGGTAAAAGCTagaaacaataatattgtgaattatttttgtttttttttttttaaataattattgacttgaaaaaaatttgaaagtcATACAGATTTTCCCAATATCTATACTTCATTGTGTCTAcaatttagataattaatttatatgaaaaaaattacatgtcaaattgacacaattattttacgattttttttaagctaaAATTTGCAActgtgtataatttttataaataaaaaatgaataattataggtcaaataaaataaattttgcacCAATTATTGCAACTTGATGacataataattacaatacacttgaatcatttatttattaatttaaaaatgataaatataatagcCAATAATACTgagttattatatttcaacaaataattatatattttctacaataaatttcaaattttctttataaaaaaaaattcaaaaataaatttcaggggttttttaaatattccacatgtatttataaatatatacatgaggGATTATAATGACTCATTTGATTCAGGATATAAATAGGGAAGGGTtcctaaaatatatatcctttaatttttttttttttaaataaaaaaatatatttatatatataaataaaacgtaCTTTCACCCTCTCCTACTGCAACTTATAAACATctctctatttttatttttcaccccACTACATTCACTAGTACAAGAGCCTTCTGTCTCGGACTCTAAACTCTCAGCAAACAACAGCATCCACACGGTACAAAGAACTctagtttttcatttgttttttttttttattcaaattaaaaaaaactataacaattattattttttttttttttctatttgtcttttttagatgaggagaaattaatttaaatttaaaaaaatttacccttgtttttgatgataattgtttgttttttttttgcgattgtttattgtcataaataattttgttaatttataattgttttttataaattatatttgtaaaaaaggAGTTTATTTGAGGtagtttttgttaattttgtacACTGGgttgacaaaaaattatttgaaaatgaaaaatattgtttgacTGAGGTAGATTTGTTGATTAATGTTACtttttttcgttgatttttgaatttatttataaaaagtgtttaaaacttggtaaaaaaaacACACGTGTTTgagtttttcatataattaaattaattatttatttatttttttcatttatttgatgtttttgttGATGTAATTGATGTTTAgctgaattttaataacaaaaaaaattttttaagtcttttattgataaactgataaacaataaatttataaaatgcgTCATTCATGGTGAATGCCGGTGTACTGGACTGAAGCTGCTAGTTGAAAATAAGCTCGAGTTAAAAGGGAGCTCTAAAAATTCTAGCTTTATCATCCCCCTTGAATTGGTCTACACAGACCCTTTTATTGCGCAAGCGCAATTATAAGaaagaaacaaataatataatgataataataaatagaaaaattcacCCCACACCCGCATGGCTTGATAGCATGATGGCGCAGAGCTTAGCACGTGTTTGAAACCTAGAAAATTCGTtgaatcatttatatatatttaaaaaaattttaaaatttaaatttatggataaaatttattcattattaattattattaacaaattatatttattttattaaaatatactatacatagttgaaaaataaatttcaaatatttttaaaaattaaatttcattaattttttgtttaaaaaatatttaaaaattaattaatttcaatcaattttaaatgttaattgtttattaaaatttaataaacattttttaaatatttatttattgtttaaatacataaaaaaaaatattataatgtcaatttaaaattttgaactttattgttgatttaacattcgagcttttttttttttttttgtgtgtgcttgcattgttaaaaattaaataattattttttgtttttcctggcaaaacaaaaaaaaaaacaaatttcaagACTTgtctaattattttgtattattctttactaatttgatttttttttcgaaattaaattaatttaaatcctCACTGCAAATTGGTAGAATTATTCTTgcggaaaaaaaatcaaaaaaatattgaaaaagtatatacaaattacaaaataatttgaaataaagaaaatacaaaattaccTTTTGTTCACTAGCATGAtgatgataagaaaaaaatcatttaatttatttttccatggAGGGTGATTTTGTAAAACGACCGCCAAAGATAAACGTAATTGAATGGCACGGTTCTCGAATGATGCGcgtctaaaaaaattatttcttttctcaaaaaaataaacgaaaaaactCCTTTGTTTCAACCAAACCGtgaataaaagttttaaatattaaaaattttttttaaaattattaaacacaagttattgtatatattttctttttatttttaataattaataaaattgtctcAAGATCAAGAGATAATACGCAACAATGCATGTGTGTGGAAAAGAATAATGGCAATCAATTCGTTGCAACATAAAAAGCTCTGATATCTTGATCAAGCCATCAAAATCCAACTTGTAGATATATcttattcaatttttcttattacacTCGATTCACCCTAATTCGTATatggtataaaatatatttgaatcaGTTGGCTATCTATacaatttatacataaatagagtcacttgttatttttttttttatatcaaagaaaatatgCGGTGTGAATACGAAGATAATTCACGAATCTAGATAATGTAAAAAttgctttatttatatttttttgggatAATCTAGCTTGATTTATACTGCAACGTGAGCGCGATTTTTGTCCAACAAAATTTCATGTTATAAACGCcctttgttatttattttcttcaaaaaatcttatgcaaaaaaaaatatagaaaaagaagaaataaaaaatacattcaacCCTCCTGGCGAAAATCGAACAAACGATATCGACCCTCTGACTTTCTTAgtttcttatattttattttattttattttttttattttttgtcacttCCGTTGCGTGAGAATGTAAG includes:
- the LOC122858687 gene encoding hyccin-like isoform X2, with the translated sequence MRLYDKKLIGIIKMTESLVNEWLADCADHSPAELHTFANTLSQDHEIIRALFTLLEERSKNSELVDTVCNQLFNFYRSREIHLQRFTLQFVPTLIFIYLNSVAHGDIKNCRSVETLLIGLYNLEVVDKSGENKDISFRLPSLAMLSIYHEPSSLAPASLTESAVRRFEECNTKLVRWGPLEQVETLNAQNRLKIMTALLFVFNQQLSFIKKSSLEQLCKVSSKLVTQGFTKPGHHQRSSYGSESSFVPRLLPRIPISNQFILELLHGIYFSMYNDCWNVGCQAIEDIHNRICYDGYSNVLLVTNAIRNSISLGPIGQASDNSLGVDVALSPAAATPTISKSMITNASFRTKKLPDDLDVNMFEPIDQKTIDEKPQLSAPSSGKRRVWLRKHTQQSFDDDDINIIKSCTSSIDNSRRESLASSHGSPNRSSPKKIRDKKFDNTGELLSSVDVHRRRKDKDKNTSPGNESRLSAGARLYRVLEEQSLGDKNIASLDSL
- the LOC122858687 gene encoding hyccin-like isoform X1, which gives rise to MRLYDKKLIGIIKMTESLVNEWLADCADHSPAELHTFANTLSQDHEIIRALFTLLEERSKNSELVDTVCNQLFNFYRSREIHLQRFTLQFVPTLIFIYLNSVAHGDIKNCRSVETLLIGLYNLEVVDKSGENKDISFRLPSLAMLSIYHEPSSLAPASLTESAVRRFEECNTKLVRWGPLEQVETLNAQNRLKIMTALLFVFNQQLSFIKKSSLEQLCKVSSKLVTQGFTKPGHHQRSSYGSESSFVPRLLPRIPISNQFILELLHGIYFSMYNDCWNVGCQAIEDIHNRICYDGYSNVLLVTNAIRNSISLGPIGQASDNSLGVDVALSPAAATPTISKSMITNASFRTKKLPDDIPIVEKEDSTVDAKVNLVSITEEEASSDPTRVGSIRQARDSNKSASKITNFSLTKKPKDKDNNNGKFNKNGYTPNDKDNNNKKSNNQLSNNKDNIKGSKVMLNIDENDSTIPLATIKKRNDSDTNSIIIDNERHLSSDVTDSVETDDTIRNQDEQTVSTVQVSSV